Proteins found in one Oncorhynchus mykiss isolate Arlee chromosome 3, USDA_OmykA_1.1, whole genome shotgun sequence genomic segment:
- the LOC110503805 gene encoding dual specificity tyrosine-phosphorylation-regulated kinase 1B isoform X5 translates to MSSQHSHPSFSNIHSMAEQQQVLSDATILQRRIPPSFRDPASAPLRKLSVDLIKTYKHINEVYYTKKKRRAQQVPPEDSSTKKERKVYNDGYDDDNYDYIVKNGEKWLDRYEIDSLIGKGSFGQVVKAYDHHEQEWVAIKIIKNKKAFLNQAQIELRLLELMNKHDTEMKYYIVHLKRHFMFRNHLCLVFELLSYNLYDLLRNTNFRGVSLNLTRKFAQQLCTALLFLATPELSIIHCDLKPENILLCNPKRSAIKIVDFGSSCQLGQRIYQYIQSRFYRSPEVLLGMPYDLAIDMWSLGCILVEMHTGEPLFSGSNEVDQMNKIVEVLGVPPNHMLDQAPKARKYFDKLSDGLWTVKKNKDIKKVLYPSASEYKPPATRRLHEILGVETGGPGGRRGGEQGHAPCDYLKFKDLILRMLDYDPKTRITPFYALQHNFFKKTTDEGTNTSSSTSTSPAMDHSHSTSTTSSVSSSGTGHSSGSSGSSNDNRNYRYSNRYYNSAVTHSDYEMQSPQAPSQQQLRLWPGGEGGMGPLSNSGSSVGDPPYPQLLLHKPAATQHSRHFLGGGGVGGMMEPHHPHPIYGGHHGNGRGLRQTGQGNQPQGQASQGQQGQPLMPISSPQMPDSIELSLTHHHHLGQSSIMPPPSSLDSSQYGSSNLHLGLSAFRTRTVMAPQPPPAGSQQQLAQPPASQDSLVAASGLGYIPPCYPGSNNNNNPPQGSVVGGGMLTGGPPPRGVGGGGGRPDSEESTMMGVCGSGGGGGQNTANS, encoded by the exons ATGTCGAGCCAGCACAGCCACCCCTCCTTCAGCAACATCCACTCCATGGCTGAACAGCAGCAG GTGCTGTCTGATGCGACCATACTGCAGAGGAGGATCCCCCCAAGTTTTAGAGATCCCGCCAGCGCACCGCTGAGAAAACTCTCTGTCGATCTGATCAAGACTTACAAGCACATCAATGAg GTGTACTACACGAAGAAGAAGCGGCGTGCCCAGCAGGTGCCCCCGGAGGACTCGAGCACTAAGAAGGAGCGGAAGGTGTACAACGATGGCTACGACGACGACAACTACGACTACATCGTCAAGAACGGGGAGAAGTGGCTGGACCGCTACGAGATTGACTCGCTCATCGGCAAGGGCTCCTTCGGGCAG GTGGTGAAAGCCTATGACCACCACGAGCAGGAGTGGGTGGCCAtcaagatcatcaagaacaagaAAGCCTTCCTGAACCAGGCCCAGATAGAGCTGCGACTGCTGGAGCTCATGAACAAACACGACACCGAGATGAAGTACTACAtag tCCACCTGAAGAGGCACTTCATGTTCCGGAACCACCTGTGCCTGGTGTTCGAGCTTCTCTCCTACAACCTGTACGACCTCCTGCGCAACACCAACTTCCGCGGCGTCTCTCTCAACCTGACCAGAAAGTTTGCCCAGCAGCTGTGCACGGCGCTGCTGTTCCTGGCCACGCCCGAGCTCAGCATCATCCACTGCGACCTCAAGCCCGAGAACATCCTGCTGTGCAACCCCAAGCGCAGCGCCATCAAGATCGTGGACTTTGGCAGCTCTTGTCAACTAGGCCAGAGG ATCTACCAGTACATCCAGAGTCGGTTCTACAGATCTCCGGAGGTGTTGCTGGGCATGCCCTACGACCTGGCCATTGACATGTGGTCCCTGGGCTGCATCCTGGTGGAGATGCACACAGGAGAACCCCTCTTCAGCGGCTCCAACGAG gtggatCAGATGAATAAGAtagtggaggtgctgggggtcCCTCCCAACCACATGCTGGATCAGGCTCCCAAAGCACGGAAGTACTTTGACAAGCTGTCCGACGGTCTGTGGACCGTCAAGAAGAACAAGGACATAAAGAAGGTACTTTACCCCTCGGCCTCC GAGTACAAGCCTCCTGCGACGCGGCGGCTCCATGAGATCCTGGGGGTGGAGACCGGGGGTCCTGGCGGGAGGCGGGGCGGAGAGCAGGGGCACGCTCCCTGCGATTACCTGAAGTTCAAGGACCTGATCCTGCGCATGCTGGACTACGACCCCAAGACACGCATCACGCCCTTCTATGCGCTGCAGCACAACTTCTTCAAGAAGACGACGGACGAGGGCACTAACACCAGCAGTTCCACCTCCACCAGCCCGGCCATGGACCACAGccactccacctccaccaccagctCCGTCTCCAGCTCCGGTACGGGACACAGCA GTGGATCTAGCGGTTCTTCCAATGACAACCGGAATTACCGGTATAGTAACCGGTACTACAACAGTGCAGTTACTCACTCAGACTACGAGATGCAGAGTCCACAG GCTCCATCTCAGCAGCAGCTGCGCCTCTGGCCGGGTGGAGAGGGGGGCATGGGTCCCCTGTCCAACAGCGGCAGTAGCGTTGGCGACCCCCCATACCCCCAGCTGCTGCTGCACAAGCCGGCGGCCACCCAGCACTCACGCCACTTCCTGGGAGGCGGCGGCGTCGGGGGCATGATGGAACCCCACCACCCGCACCCCATCTACGGCGGTCACCACGGCAATGGGCGGGGCCTGCGGCAGACTGGGCAGGGGAACCAGCCCCAGGGCCAGGCTTCACAGGGCCAGCAGGGCCAGCCCCTGATGCCCATCTCCTCCCCACAGATGCCGGACAGCATCGAGCTCAGCctcacacaccaccaccatctgGGTCAGTCTTCCATCATGCCGCCCCCATCCAGCTTGGACTCCAGCCAGTACGGCTCCTCCAACCTCCACCTGGGCCTCTCTGCCTTTCGGACTAGGACGGTCATGGCCCCCCAGCCGCCCCCCGCCGGCTCCCAGCAACAGTTGGCTCAGCCCCCAGCCTCTCAGGACAGCTTGGTCGCTGCCTCCGGGCTTGGATACATCCCCCCATGCTACCCGGgaagtaacaacaataacaaccctCCCCAGGGTAGCGTGGTCGGGGGCGGGATGCTCACCGGGGGGCCCCCACCCAGGGGAGTAGGGGGCGGTGGGGGGAGGCCGGACTCTGAGGAGTCCACCATGATGGGTGTGTGCGGCAGTGGAGGAGGCGGTGGTCAGAACACGGCCAACTCTTGA